The following coding sequences lie in one Rutidosis leptorrhynchoides isolate AG116_Rl617_1_P2 chromosome 6, CSIRO_AGI_Rlap_v1, whole genome shotgun sequence genomic window:
- the LOC139853872 gene encoding secreted RxLR effector protein 161-like — protein sequence MSMLEELHFFLGLEVKQLPKGIFIGQSKYISDMFKKVNFHEMTISPTPMSINISLHADLDGQSFDQTLYRSLIGSLMYLTASRPDIMFAVCLCARFQANPRYSHYKAVMRILSYLKGTPNLGLWYPFGTGFNLTAFTDADHGGDQVNRKITSGGLQFLGHKLVSRSSRKQNCISLSTAESEYIAAASCCSQVLWMQSQLLDYGVRFHKIPIYCNSQSAIAISIILFTTLETNTLTFAITLLKSC from the coding sequence atgagcatgctcgaAGAACTCCATTTCTTTCTAGGATTAGAAGTTAAACAACTTCCAAAGGGGATTTTCATTGGTCAATCAAAATACATTTCTGATATGTTCAAAAAGGTTAACTTTCATGAGATGACAATCAGCCCCACTCCAATGTCAATCAACATATCATTACATGCTGATCTAGATGGTCAATCTTTCGATCAAACTCTCTATAGGAGCCTCATTGGCTCATTGATGTATCTCACTGCTAGTAGACCTGACATCATGTTTGCTGTATGTCTGTGTGCCCGTTTTCAGGCCAACCCTAGGTATTCTCACTACAAGGCTGTAATGAGAATCCTTAGCTATCTCAAAGGCACACCCAATCTCGGACTCTGGTATCCCTTCGGGACTGGCTTCAACCTTACAGCATTCACGGATGCTGATCATGGTGGTGACCAAGTAAACCGGAAAATCACCTCTGGTGGtctccaattcctaggtcacaAGTTAGTCAGTAGGTCCTCTCGCAAGCAAAACTGTATCTCTCTTTCCACTGCTGAATCTGAGTACATTGCAGCTGCAAGCTGTTGCtcccaagtactgtggatgcagtcCCAACTACTTGACTATGGAGTCAGATTCCACAAAATCCCGATCTACTGCAACTCTCAGAGTGCCATTGCTATCTCTATAATCCTGTTCACCACTCTCGAAACAAACACATTGACATTCGCTATCACTTTATTAAAGTCATGTTGA
- the LOC139852203 gene encoding UDP-xylose transporter 2-like produces the protein MSEGQQQRFQLGTIGALGLSVISSVSIVICNKALISNLGFTFATTLTSWHLLVTFCSLHVALWMKFFEHKPFDPRVVMGFGILNGTSIGLLNLSLGFNSVGFYQMTKLAIIPCTVLLETLFFSKQFSKKIRFSLSILLLGVGIATVTDLQLNVMGSVLSLLAVITTCVAQIMTNTIQKKFKVSSTQLLYQSCPYQALTLFIVGPFLDGLLTNKNVFAFKYTPQVLAFIVLSCLISVSVNFSTFLVIGKTSPVTYQVLGHLKTCLVLAFGYVLLHDPFSWRNILGILVAVVGMVLYSYFCTRDAQPKATETSTQVSQANESETDPLISVENGGNTLNESSPQKAPVWSSDKDLHA, from the exons atgagtgAGGGACAGCAGCAGAGGTTTCAGTTGGGTACAATTGGGGCATTAGGTTTATCTGTGATTTCTTCGGTTTCGATTGTGATATGCAACAAGGCCCTCATTAGCAACCttggttttacttttg CCACAACTTTAACAAGCTGGCATCTTTTAGTCACGTTTTGTTCGTTACACGTCGCGTTATGGATGAAATTCTTTGAGCACAAGCCTTTCGATCCTCGAGTTGTCATGGGCTTCGGAATATTAAACGGGACTTCCATTGGCCTTTTAAACCTTAGTCTGGGTTTCAATTCTGTTGGATTTTACCAG ATGACAAAATTAGCAATAATTCCATGCACTGTACTTTTGGAAACTCTCTTCTTCAGCAAACAGTTCAG TAAGAAGATTCGTTTCTCACTTAGTATCCTTCTCCTAGGAGTTGGTATTGCAACTGTAACTGATCTGCAACTCAATGTCATGGGTAGTGTTTTATCGCTGTTGGCAGTTATCACAACTTGTGTTGCACAAATC ATGACAAATACAATCCAGAAGAAATTCAAGGTTTCTTCAACTCAACTCCTGTATCAATCGTGCCCGTATCAGGCTCTTACATTGTTTATCGTAGGCCCATTTTTAGATGGCCTTTTGACAAATAAGAATGTTTTTGCTTTCAAATATACACCTCAAGTGCTG GCTTTCATTGTACTTTCGTGCCTCATATCGGTGTCTGTGAACTTTAGTACTTTCTTGGTAATCGGGAAAACATCTCCAGTGACTTATCAAGTTTTGGGTCATCTAAAAACATGCCTAGTTCTGGCTTTTGGGTATGTTTTACTGCATGACCCGTTTAGCTGGCGAAACATTCTTGGAATCCTTGTTGCTGTTGTTGGCATGGTACTCTATTCTTATTTCTGTACTCGTGATGCCCAGCCAAAGGCCACCGAAACGTCAACACAAGTGTCTCAG GCTAATGAGAGCGAGACTGATCCTCTGATTAGCGTTGAAAATGGAGGG